The region TTTACAGGTCAAATTAAAATAAATGTACATACAGACCACTTATCAGGTTCTTCAATCTTAAAAGAAAGTATGGGGGAAGTTGCTGATGGAAATGAAAGAATTATAAAAACATTAAAAATAAATGATTTATTAAAAGACCAACTTCTTAATGAAAAAATTTTAATTAAATTAGATACTCAAGGCTCTGAATTAAAAGCATTAAAAGGATGTAGTGAGATTTTAAATAATGTTGAAGTAATCATTACAGAAGTTTCTATGTTTAGATTTATGAAAGACTCTCCTGACTTCTATGATGTAATCCAATATATGAAAAGTATTAATTTTGTAGCTTATGATATAATTTTTGGATGGAACAGGCCGTTGGATGGTGCTCTTGGACAAGTTGATATAGTTTTTGTTAAAGAAACTTCAAATTTAAGAAAGAATCATTCATTTTCGACACCAGAACAATTAAGAAATATATAATTTATGAAACAGCAAATTTTAGTAATACATCCAGAAGGAAATATTTTTAATAATCCAAATTTATATGAAATTTTAATATTCTTAAATAAATATTTTCAAACATCTGTCTTAATTCCTAAATTAGAAATTAATCAAGATAATAAACAAAACAATAGTCCATGTAAGATTATTGAATATTCTAATATTTATAATGAATATAATCTACTAGCAGACGACAATATTTTAAATGACTTTATAGAAAGATATTCTTTAAACACTTACACATTTACAATAGGAATTGATAGACTAGGGATATATCTAGCATATATTCTTTATTCTAAGTTCAATATAAACTATGGATATATTTCATATGAAATATTTTTTGAAAAAGAATCTTCAAAAGAATTTAAACTTATTGAAAAAATTTCTTGTCAATACACTAATTTCGTAATTGTACAAGATAGAATTAGAGCACACAATCTTCAAATAGAGAATAATATTGATAGCAACAAAATGATTTATATTCCTGTTGCTGGTTCAAAGGAATATCCTTATAAAAAGAATTATTTTATTTATGACTTACTAAATATAAGCCGTTCAAAAAAAATGCTTATTTACATAGGTAGCATAGATTATTGGTCTTGTTTTAATAGTATATTTAAAGAAAATTTAATCCCAGAGGATTGGGTATTTATTATTCATGATAGATATGGTTCTTCAAAAGAAAAGTTAACTGCAATAGAGCCTAATTTACCCTCTAATATTTATTTTTTAGATATTACACTTTGTACAAACCATGATATGAAAAAAATTCTTCATTCAGCAGATTTAGGTCTTGCACTATATTGTCCCGATTATAAATCAATATTTACTGGAAAAAATATTTTAGATATAGGCTTGTCTTCTGGAAAAATTTCTACATATTTACAAAATGGATTACCTATTATTACATCAGATAATCTGATACTACGAGAATATTATAAAAAATATCATTTTGGTTATATAATAAATAAAGTTTCTGAACTAGAAATGATACTTTCTAACTATGAACATAATTCTAAATTCCATCAAGATAGTATTAACTTTTTTAATAAAGAATTAAGTTTTAAGAATTATGAAACAACCATTTTAAATTTACTTAGAAGTACTTTGAAAAAAGATGTAAAATCCAGTTTGACTTTATCTAAAAATAAAAATTTAATAGGTTCATTAAAATATATTTCAACAACTTATAATAAAATTGATTTTTCTAAAAAATTTAATTGTTTATTCATTCAAATTCAAAAATTAAAAAAAGAAAACCAGAAATATATAATTTATGGCAATGGAACTTTGGGTAAAACAATCAAATTATTACTAGATGAAAAAATAGAACATGTAGATATAGCTGAAAAAAACAATCATCCTATTAAACTACTTAATATGAAATATGACAAAATAATTATATCAGTTCTAGGAAGAGAAAATGAAATTGTGGAATATTTAACAAAAGAAATAGGTATTAATAAAAATAGAATTATAACATTAGAAATATAATGGAGAATAAAGTATATATGAAAGATAAAAAAATTGCATTAATCACTGGTGTTACAGGACAAGATGGTTCATATCTTGCAGAATTTCTACTTAAAAAAGGGTATATTGTTCATGGTATAAAAAGAAGAACTTCACTATTTAATACAGATAGAATAGATCATTTATATCAAGACCCACATGAAGAAAATAGAAATTTTATTTTGCATTATGGGGACATGACTGATTCTATGAATTTGACAAGAGTTATTCAAGAAATACAACCAGATGAAATTTATAATTTAGCAGCTATGAGTCATGTTGCAGTATCTTTTGAAACACCAGAATATGTGGCAAATGCCGATGGCATGGGAACCCTTAGAATATTAGAAGCAGTAAGAATTTTAGGACTTATAAAAAAAACAAAAATTTATCAAGCTAGTACATCTGAACTATATGGAAAGGTACAAGAAACTCCACAAAATGAAAACACTCCTTTTTATCCAAGAAGTCCTTATGCTGTAGCAAAAATGTATGCATATTGGATAACTGTAAATTATAGAGAAGCTTATGGAATTTTTGCTTGTAATGGAATCTTATTTAATCATGAATCTCCTGTAAGAGGTGAAACATTTGTAACAAGAAAAATAACAAGAGCAACATCCAAAATTGCATTAGGACTACAAAATAAATTATATTTAGGAAATCTTAATGCAAAAAGAGATTGGGGACATGCAAAAGATTATGTAAAAATGATGTGGATGATTCTCCAAGCAGAAAAAGCTGAAGATTGGGTTATTGCAACAGGACAAACAACTACAGTAAGAGATTTTGTAAAATTATCATTTGAATATGTTGGGATTACGTTAAGATTTGAAGGTACAGGAATAAATGAAGTTGGAATTG is a window of Halarcobacter sp. DNA encoding:
- a CDS encoding FkbM family methyltransferase; the encoded protein is MYNQRKNLKESLELLKRNGFEPSVILDIGVAEGTPDLYNVYPYSFYYLFEPLIEFEEHMQSILQKIKGKYFLVAACDFTGQIKINVHTDHLSGSSILKESMGEVADGNERIIKTLKINDLLKDQLLNEKILIKLDTQGSELKALKGCSEILNNVEVIITEVSMFRFMKDSPDFYDVIQYMKSINFVAYDIIFGWNRPLDGALGQVDIVFVKETSNLRKNHSFSTPEQLRNI
- the gmd gene encoding GDP-mannose 4,6-dehydratase; translation: MKDKKIALITGVTGQDGSYLAEFLLKKGYIVHGIKRRTSLFNTDRIDHLYQDPHEENRNFILHYGDMTDSMNLTRVIQEIQPDEIYNLAAMSHVAVSFETPEYVANADGMGTLRILEAVRILGLIKKTKIYQASTSELYGKVQETPQNENTPFYPRSPYAVAKMYAYWITVNYREAYGIFACNGILFNHESPVRGETFVTRKITRATSKIALGLQNKLYLGNLNAKRDWGHAKDYVKMMWMILQAEKAEDWVIATGQTTTVRDFVKLSFEYVGITLRFEGTGINEVGIVDKINIKKYERITQKKYDHKLENKIVVSIDKKYFRPTEVDLLLGNPTKAEKKLGWNREYNLQDLVNDMMKSDIKLMKRDQYIKDGGYQAMSYYE